TGCGCGACCTGCGCCAGCGCTGCCCCTGGGACCGGGTTCAGACCCGGGAGACGATCCGCCCCTACCTGGTCGAGGAGGTCTTCGAACTCGACCATGCCATCGCCACGGGGGACCCGACCGCCATCCGCGAGGAGGTGGCCGACCTGCTGCTCCACCTGGCCTGGCAGCTGGTCCTGGGCGAGGAGCGGGGCGAGTTCACGGCCGGGGACGTGGCCGCCGACCTCGAGCGCAAGATGCGCCGGCGCCACCCGCACCTCTTCGACCTCGGGCCGCGGGAGCGCTGGGAGTCCCTCAAGCGCCGCGAGGGCAAGCTCCGCGGGGTACTCGAGGGGCTACCCCCCGCCCTGCCCAGCCTCCATCTGGCCTACCGGCTGCAGGAGCGCGCCGCGAGCGTCGGCTTCGACTGGCCCGACACCGACGGGCCCGCCGCGAAGGTGCGCGAGGAGCTGGCGGAAACGCTGCAGGCCCTGCACGAGGCGGCCGCCGTCCCCCCGCCGCCGCCCGCGCCGGCGGAGACCGGCGAACCGGTGTACCCACCAGCCACCGCGGCCGTCACCGAGGAGCTCGGCGACCTGCTCTTCGCGGTGGTGAACCTGGCGCGGAAGGCGCGGGTGCAGCCCGCCACCGCGCTCGACGCCGCCAACCGGAAGTTCCGCGCGCGCTTCGAAGGAGTGGAGCGGCTGGCACAGGCCCGCGGGATCGACGTGACCACCGCGGGGCTGGCGGTGCTGGATGGGCTGTGGGACGAGGTGAAGGCGGGGCGCTGAGGCGTTGGCGGCGAGGCAATCGTACGGCAGCGCCGCCGAGCCGCCGAGCCGGCTACGGATACAACCGGTGTATCTGCCGGGGGAAGGCAATCGTCTCCCTGATGTGCGGCAGCCCGCAGATCCAGGCCACCGTACGTTCCACCCCGAGACCGAACCCCGAGTGCACGAAGGTCCCGTACTTCCGCAGGTCGAGGTACCAGCGGTACGCCTCGGGATCGAGCCCCTGCTCGAGGATGCGGGCCAGCAGCCGGTCGTAGCTGTCCTCCCGCTGCGACCCGCCGATGATCTCGCCGTAGCCCTCGGGGGCGAGGCAGTCGTTGTTGAGCACGGTCCGCGGGTCGTCCGGGTTCTCCTTCATGTAGAACGCCTTGACGCCCTTCGGGTAGTTGTACACGAACACCGGCCGGTCATACTGCTGGGCCAGCAGGGTCTCGTCGTCGCCGCCGAGGTCGCGGCCCCATTCCATGTCGGAACCGAGGGCGTTGAGCCTGGCCACCGCGTCGGTGTAGGAGATGCGCGCGAAGGGCGCCTGGACGCGCTGGAGGGGCGCGGTGTCCCGCTCCAGCTCCTTGAGCTCCTCGGCGCGCCGCTCGATGGTGCGGCCCACGACGTAGCTCACGAACGCTTCCTGCAGCCGCATGTTGTCGTTGGAGTCGTGGAAGGCCACCTCCGGCTCCACCATCCAGAACTCGGTGAGGTGCCGCCGGGTCTTGGACTTCTCGGCGCGGAAGGTCGGGCCGAAGCAGTAGACCTTGCCGAGGGCGGCGGCGGCGGCCTCCACGTACAGCTGGCCGGTCTGGGCCAGGTAGGCCTTGCCGAGGTCGAAGTACTCGGTGCTGAACAGCTCCCCCGCCTGCTCGCCGATGGAGCCGGTCAGGATCGGGGTGTCGACCAGGATGAAGTCGCGTTCGTAGAAGAAGTCGCGGATGGCCTGCACCACTTCGTTGCGCACCCTTGCGATCGCCACCTGGCGCCGGCTGCGAAGCCAGAGATGCCGGTGCTCGAACAGGAACTGGGTACTGTGCTCCTTCGGCTGGATCGGAAAATCCTCGCTGGCCCCGATGACGACCAGCTCGGCGCCATGCATCTCGTAGCCGCCCGGCGCCCGCGCCTCGGCGCGCACGGTGCCGGTGATGGCCACGGAGGTCTCCTGCGTGAGGCCGCCGAGGCGCTCCCAGGTCTCCGCGGCCACGTCCTTCCGGGAAAAGACGGCCTGCAGGGCGCCGGTGCCGTCGCGCAGCACGACGAAGGCGATCTTGCCGCTGGAGCGGGTGGTGCTCACCCAGCCCTGCACGGTGACGGAAGCGCCGTCGTGGCGCGCGAGTTCGTTGATGCGGACGCGGGTCATGAGCTGTCGGGGCGAAGGGCACGGCGCCGGTGGCGCGGGGCGTGGAGTCTAGCCGCCGGTCTCCTCATGGTCAACGCGGGCTGCACCGGGTACCGCCCCGTTCCCGAGTTCGACCCCGGGGATCTGCCCCGCCCCGCCGCCCTGGTCGGGACCCCCCTCACCCGGCTCTGGCGCGTCCGCCCCCTGCGCGGCCCGACCGCCCCGGTGGGCCGGGACGGCCAGAACCTGTACCTGGGCGGCGCCGACCGGCGCGTGGTCGCCGTGGACCTCGCATCCGGGAAGACCCGCTGGGCCCACCGCGTGGCAGGGCCGATGTTGGGGGGCGTCCAGGTCGCGGGCGACGTGGTGTACGCCGCCACCAGCCGCCCCGAGGGGAAGGTGCACGCCTTCCAGGCGGTGAGCGGCAGCGAGCTCTGGTCCACCGGGACGGGCTACGTCGAGGCCCCCCTGGCCATCCTCCCCGACCGGATCATCGTGCTGACCCGGCGCATGCAGGTGCTCGCGCTCAACCGCTCCACCGGCAAGGTGCTGTGGCGGCGCCGGCTCGCGGCCCAGCGGATCGCGCCGCAGCTGCTGGCGAACGGGCTGGTGCTGGTGACCGGCTACGACAGCCTCTACCTGGTGCGCCCGGCCGACGGGACCATCCAGCGCCGCCGCCGCGCCCCCGGCGCCGTGACCGCCCCATGGGTGCCGCTCGGCTCCCGCCTGCTCGGCGCCACCGGCGATTCGCTCCTCGTGGCGCTCGATCCCGATTCACTCACGGTGGACTGGTCGGTGCGCCTCGACGCGCCGGTGCTCTCCAGCCCCGTGGTGCGCCGCGACACCATCTACGCCGTGACCCTGGCGGGCTCGATCTACCGGGTGCCGCCCGGCGACGTCCGCGCCGCCGAGCGCCTGCGGGCCGAGCCCTGGGCGGTGACCGGCGCGCCGCAGCTCTTCGGGGAGTGGCTGCTCGTCGGGGGCTCGGACGGCTCGCTGCGCGCCTTCGC
The Gemmatimonadota bacterium DNA segment above includes these coding regions:
- the mazG gene encoding nucleoside triphosphate pyrophosphohydrolase; this translates as MQDRSALGRALEMVRDLRQRCPWDRVQTRETIRPYLVEEVFELDHAIATGDPTAIREEVADLLLHLAWQLVLGEERGEFTAGDVAADLERKMRRRHPHLFDLGPRERWESLKRREGKLRGVLEGLPPALPSLHLAYRLQERAASVGFDWPDTDGPAAKVREELAETLQALHEAAAVPPPPPAPAETGEPVYPPATAAVTEELGDLLFAVVNLARKARVQPATALDAANRKFRARFEGVERLAQARGIDVTTAGLAVLDGLWDEVKAGR
- the asnS gene encoding asparagine--tRNA ligase, translating into MTRVRINELARHDGASVTVQGWVSTTRSSGKIAFVVLRDGTGALQAVFSRKDVAAETWERLGGLTQETSVAITGTVRAEARAPGGYEMHGAELVVIGASEDFPIQPKEHSTQFLFEHRHLWLRSRRQVAIARVRNEVVQAIRDFFYERDFILVDTPILTGSIGEQAGELFSTEYFDLGKAYLAQTGQLYVEAAAAALGKVYCFGPTFRAEKSKTRRHLTEFWMVEPEVAFHDSNDNMRLQEAFVSYVVGRTIERRAEELKELERDTAPLQRVQAPFARISYTDAVARLNALGSDMEWGRDLGGDDETLLAQQYDRPVFVYNYPKGVKAFYMKENPDDPRTVLNNDCLAPEGYGEIIGGSQREDSYDRLLARILEQGLDPEAYRWYLDLRKYGTFVHSGFGLGVERTVAWICGLPHIRETIAFPRQIHRLYP
- a CDS encoding PQQ-binding-like beta-propeller repeat protein, giving the protein MVNAGCTGYRPVPEFDPGDLPRPAALVGTPLTRLWRVRPLRGPTAPVGRDGQNLYLGGADRRVVAVDLASGKTRWAHRVAGPMLGGVQVAGDVVYAATSRPEGKVHAFQAVSGSELWSTGTGYVEAPLAILPDRIIVLTRRMQVLALNRSTGKVLWRRRLAAQRIAPQLLANGLVLVTGYDSLYLVRPADGTIQRRRRAPGAVTAPWVPLGSRLLGATGDSLLVALDPDSLTVDWSVRLDAPVLSSPVVRRDTIYAVTLAGSIYRVPPGDVRAAERLRAEPWAVTGAPQLFGEWLLVGGSDGSLRAFALAGAEPAWQTPLGRPLELAPVALGEGDFVAVGGQGDLHRIRLGEP